In Salminus brasiliensis chromosome 24, fSalBra1.hap2, whole genome shotgun sequence, one genomic interval encodes:
- the LOC140547066 gene encoding histone H2B, whose translation MPEPAKSAPKKGSKKAVTKTAGKGGKKRRKSRKESYAIYVYKVLKQVHPDTGISSKAMGIMNSFVNDIFERIAGESSRLAHYNKRSTITSREIQTAVRLLLPGELAKHAVSEGTKAVTKYTSSK comes from the coding sequence atgcctgagccagctaagtccgcgcccaagaagggatccaagaaagccgtgaccaagacggccgggaaaggaggcaagaagcgcagaaagtccaggaaggAGAGCTATGCTATCTACGTGtacaaggtgctgaagcaggtccaCCCTGATACCGGTATCTCCTCCAAAGCGATGGGCATCATGAACTCGTTCGTGAACGACATCTTCGAGCGCATCGCCGGTGAGTCTTCCCGTTTGGCTCATTACAACAAACGTTCTACTATCACCTCTAGGGAGATCCAGACCGCTGTGCGTCTGCTCCTTCCCGGTGAGTTGGCCAAGCACGCCGTGTCCGAGGGCACAAAGGCCGTCACCAAGTACACGAGCTCCAAGTAA
- the LOC140546443 gene encoding histone H3-like: protein MEHGVSSCALAISLILSLSLTHTHTHTHTHTQCNSFSFFSPRGAEFNAMARTKQTARKSTGGKAPRKQLATKAARKSAPATGGVKKPHRYRPGTVALREIRRYQKSTELLIRKLPFQRLVREIAQDFKTDLRFQSSAVMALQEASEAYLVGLFEDTNLCAIHAKRVTIMPKDIQLARRIRGERA, encoded by the exons ATGGAGCATGGGGTGTCATCCTGTG cattagccatcagcctg attctctcgctctctctcacacacacacacacacacacacacacacacacacagtgt aactcattctctttcttttccccgagaggagcagagttcaacgcgatggcaagaaccaagcagACCGCTCGTAAGTCCACCGGTGGCAAGGCCCCGAGGAAGCAGCTCGCCACCAAGGCTGCCCGCAAGAGCGCCCCAGCCACCGGCGGCGTGAAAAAGCCTCACCGTTACAGGCCCGGCACCGTGGCTCTGAGGGAGATCCGCCGCTACCAGAAATCTACTGAGCTGCTGATCCGTAAGCTGCCCTTCCAGCGGCTAGTGCGTGAGATCGCGCAGGACTTCAAGACTGATCTCCGCTTCCAGAGCTCCGCCGTCATGGCCCTGCAGGAGGCTAGCGAGGCGTACTTGGTGGGTCTGTTTGAAGATactaacctgtgcgctatccacgccaagagagtcaccatcatgcctaaagacatccagctggcccgccgtattcgcggagagcgcgcttaa